In Armatimonadota bacterium, the DNA window ATGTCAACGGAAAACGTGCCACTGCTGCTTACTGCAACCATATCACTGGCCACGGTAATGGAGCTACTCGAGGATATCCCTGTAAATGCCCGCATGAGGTTCGTGCTGGCCGGCGCGCCCAGAGCGGCTCCAGCACTGATCAAACCCCAGCCAAAGCTCGGATCGTACCCCGATGGGCCCAGGTCGGTGGCGGAACTCTGCAGGACGCTCTGCACAGTACTGGGTCCGGTCACACCTTTGGCCATGAGCAGGGCGGCAAGGCCGGTAACATGAGAGGCAGCAAACGATGTGCCGTGCGTGAACAGGTATTGGCTGGGGGCCGCCTGCGTGCCCGAGGTACTGAGCACGCCGTCGGGATTCCCATCATTGTTCAGGTCTGTACTTAGATCGCCCCCAGGCGCTACAACGTCGACACAAGATCCAAAGTTCGAATAGGAAGGGCGAGCATTGGTGATGGTAGTGGCGGCGACGCCGATGACGTTCGCGAAGCAGACCGGATAGCGGGGTAGCTGGTCCAGGTCCCTGTTATCATTGCCGGCGGAAGCTACCACCACCACGCCGGCGGCAACCGCATAGTTGATGGCATCCTGCAACGCCTGGCTGAAGTTCCCATAACCGATCCCAAAACTCATGTTGACAACTCTGGCGCTGTGGCTCACAGCATAGTAAACGGCATCAACAACTCTATCGGTCGTTGCCGCACAACTTCCGGCGTCGTTGGTGAACACGCGAAGAGGCATGATCCTGGTGCTTGCCGCCCCTCCCCAGTTCACGCCGGCAACGCCCCTTCCATTACTTGTGAGTGCGGCAATAGTACCGCTGAGGTGAGTACCGTGGCTGGGAGTGGTGGCATCGGGACACCCGGGATCCTCAGGGTTCGTATCGCCATCGACGAAATCGTATCCGGCAACCATCACCCCCGCCAAGTCTTCGTGGCGAGAGAGAATTCCTGTATCGATGACTGCCGCCACCACTAGCGCGCTGCCGGTGGTCACCTCCTAGGCGGCGGGAAGGTTAACACTGGCGTAATGCCACTGAGAGGGATACGCGGGATCATTGGGGCCGTTGAGCGATGGGCGGATTTCAACGGCGTCCAGATACAACAGGTAGTTGGGCTCAGCGAACTCGACGAACGGGTGAGCACGAAACCGGGCGACCACCGCCTCGACGGGTTCCCCTGTGGTAATCCTCAGCAGGTAGAGGCCACTTTGAGGGCTGAAACGCAGTTGTTCCATCCCCAGGCCGGCTTTCAATGACTCCACGTCTGTCGGGTGCAGCCCTCGCTTGAACTTGACTAGAAGCTGCCCGGGAGCGAACGCGGGACGGTCCGCAGGCGACCGGCCAAGAAGCGGGAAAGAGCCAGCCCGGAAGGTGGCTGAGCCTGCCTGCGCTGTCGACACCGACACCCCCACTGATCCAGCCACGCTGCCGAGCACTGAAACGCCGCTTCCCGTGCCTCCACAGGCTGCGAGCACGAGGGTGGCCAGGGCTAGCAGACAGGAGCCAGCTCGCCATGATGGAGTTGCTCGCGTCCAGGCCGAACCTAAGCAAGCTACGAGAATCCTGCGAAAGCCCTGGAGGGCGCGCACCAACATTCCTCCTCAATGTAAGGCTTTGTCGCAACCGTGAGACAGCCAAACAGCCTTCGGGCATTCAGGCGTGGACCAGATGCAACCTCCGTCCGTTTTTCCCAAGCACGGTCAAGCGTCCATTAACCACCCAGACGAACGCGCCTTTGCGCTGCCGGCTCACGAAGAAAAGAATCCTGGCTACGACGTGCCAGCCGAGCCTTTCAACGCCTTTTCGGGACGGGGTGTT includes these proteins:
- a CDS encoding S8 family serine peptidase produces the protein MAAVIDTGILSRHEDLAGVMVAGYDFVDGDTNPEDPGCPDATTPSHGTHLSGTIAALTSNGRGVAGVNWGGAASTRIMPLRVFTNDAGSCAATTDRVVDAVYYAVSHSARVVNMSFGIGYGNFSQALQDAINYAVAAGVVVVASAGNDNRDLDQLPRYPVCFANVIGVAATTITNARPSYSNFGSCVDVVAPGGDLSTDLNNDGNPDGVLSTSGTQAAPSQYLFTHGTSFAASHVTGLAALLMAKGVTGPSTVQSVLQSSATDLGPSGYDPSFGWGLISAGAALGAPASTNLMRAFTGISSSSSITVASDMVAVSSSGTFSVDILPGEDASHTGRGIRNLWLGDLPPPGLGLAAP